In Gimesia benthica, a single window of DNA contains:
- the ppk1 gene encoding polyphosphate kinase 1, whose translation MASNTANYLNRELSWLEFNQRVLDEAHDPSIPLLERLKFLAITSSNLDEFFMVRVGGLHLLQASGNTSTDPSGMTAKETLEAVSLRAHQMMVDQYQCLLKEIEPPLAEAGFQRVNPLELSDSQRRIVEHVFRDEIYPVLTPMAVTPHMDFPYLVNHTLNIVVRLSPDEKSKKPRDRFAIIPFGRTDFRFITLPSEGGYQYLPMEDAVCLFIEHFFRGEEVLECIPFRVTKNADVSLQDEFASDLLHQMEDMLDQRKQGDCIRLEIAESVSVETLEFLERGLGVLDENVYRIPGPLDLTAFMRLTDISGFDSQKDANWPPQPSPEVNPRISMFENITRQDILLCHPYESFEPVVRLVEEAAIDPDVLAIKQILYRTSKHSPIVAALIRAAEQGKHVTVIVELKARFDEARNIEWAKNLEHAGVQVIYGVKGLKTHAKICCIIRREPHGIQRYMHFGTGNYNDATAKIYSDISYFTSDEVLASDAINFFNSITGYSIPQKYQKLEAAPISLRDKLLDMIHHETERKKQGQKARIVAKINSLVDPEIIDALYEASEAGVKVKLNIRGICCLRPGVAKLSKNIEVVSIIDRFLEHARILYFYHGGDERVFISSADWMPRNLDRRVELLVPVEEENCRNKLIKILNCYFEDNAKARVLNADGVYERITPNKEKHLVRCQEVLYDEAVTAIRQAEVASRTVFEPHMAPEEQK comes from the coding sequence ATGGCTTCGAATACTGCGAATTACCTGAACCGTGAATTAAGCTGGCTGGAATTCAATCAACGCGTTCTGGATGAAGCCCACGATCCGAGTATTCCCTTACTGGAACGATTGAAATTTCTGGCCATCACCAGTTCCAATCTGGATGAGTTCTTTATGGTCCGCGTGGGCGGCTTACACCTGCTGCAGGCCAGTGGTAATACGAGTACAGATCCCTCTGGGATGACCGCTAAAGAAACACTGGAAGCCGTCAGCCTGCGCGCTCATCAAATGATGGTGGATCAGTATCAGTGTCTGTTGAAAGAGATTGAACCACCGCTGGCAGAGGCCGGCTTTCAACGCGTCAATCCCCTCGAACTTTCAGACTCACAACGCAGAATCGTAGAACACGTCTTTCGGGATGAGATCTATCCGGTCCTGACACCGATGGCCGTGACGCCGCATATGGATTTTCCTTACCTGGTCAATCACACGCTCAACATTGTGGTACGACTGAGCCCCGATGAAAAAAGTAAAAAGCCCCGGGACCGGTTTGCCATCATCCCCTTCGGTCGCACCGATTTTCGTTTCATCACGCTCCCTTCGGAAGGCGGCTATCAGTATCTGCCGATGGAAGATGCCGTCTGTCTGTTTATTGAACATTTTTTCCGGGGCGAAGAAGTTCTGGAATGCATTCCTTTTCGCGTGACAAAAAACGCCGATGTCAGTCTGCAGGATGAATTCGCTTCAGACCTGCTGCACCAGATGGAAGACATGCTCGATCAGCGTAAGCAGGGCGACTGCATTCGCCTGGAGATTGCCGAATCGGTTTCCGTTGAAACCCTGGAATTTCTGGAGCGTGGTCTGGGGGTACTGGATGAGAACGTCTATCGCATTCCCGGCCCCCTGGATCTGACTGCGTTCATGCGACTGACCGACATTTCCGGCTTCGACAGCCAGAAGGATGCTAACTGGCCTCCCCAGCCTTCTCCGGAAGTGAATCCGCGAATCAGTATGTTTGAAAACATTACCCGTCAGGACATTCTGCTCTGCCATCCTTACGAGAGCTTTGAGCCTGTGGTCCGGCTGGTAGAAGAAGCAGCCATCGATCCGGATGTGCTCGCCATCAAACAGATTCTGTATCGTACCAGTAAACACAGCCCGATTGTGGCAGCCCTGATTCGCGCTGCCGAGCAGGGTAAGCATGTCACCGTGATCGTGGAACTCAAGGCCCGCTTTGACGAAGCCCGCAATATCGAATGGGCTAAAAACCTTGAACATGCAGGGGTGCAGGTGATCTATGGAGTGAAAGGACTCAAGACCCACGCCAAAATCTGCTGCATCATTCGTCGCGAGCCTCACGGAATTCAACGCTACATGCATTTCGGGACCGGCAACTATAACGATGCTACCGCCAAGATCTACAGCGACATCAGTTACTTCACGTCTGACGAAGTTCTCGCCTCCGATGCGATCAACTTCTTCAATTCGATCACCGGTTATTCGATTCCCCAGAAATATCAGAAGCTGGAAGCGGCTCCGATCAGTCTACGCGACAAACTGCTGGATATGATCCATCACGAAACAGAGCGAAAGAAACAGGGACAGAAAGCGCGGATCGTGGCCAAAATCAATTCTCTGGTCGACCCGGAAATCATTGATGCCCTGTATGAGGCTTCCGAAGCCGGCGTGAAAGTCAAACTAAATATTCGCGGCATCTGCTGCCTGCGCCCGGGAGTTGCCAAGCTGAGTAAAAATATCGAAGTCGTGAGTATCATCGATCGTTTCCTGGAACATGCCCGGATTCTGTATTTTTATCATGGAGGCGATGAGCGGGTATTCATCTCCAGTGCAGACTGGATGCCACGCAATCTCGACCGTCGGGTGGAACTGCTGGTTCCCGTTGAAGAAGAAAACTGCCGGAACAAACTGATCAAAATTCTGAACTGTTATTTTGAAGACAACGCCAAGGCCCGGGTACTGAATGCTGACGGTGTCTATGAGCGGATCACGCCCAATAAGGAAAAGCACCTGGTGCGTTGTCAGGAAGTATTGTATGACGAAGCCGTCACCGCCATCCGCCAGGCAGAGGTGGCCAGTCGGACCGTGTTCGAACCTCATATGGCACCGGAAGAACAAAAATAA
- a CDS encoding MotA/TolQ/ExbB proton channel family protein: MYFQFPCEKCSKKLKVRDENVGKKVRCPYCHHTMTVKKPETPIIDTSVDVSSSSASKSTTSSRETKKHVSSGWADGTEVSLSKSGLIAVGISIAYLALMFPIRNYYFGELFLDRGMVPYALVFLMSWSGTILVLKYFKLVKQKESMLFDTLPTDISEDISEKTVPKFIDHVRNLPVDPRESFLVNRVLRGLEHFRVLKSSSEVSNRLQSQSEIDATAVDSSYTILKVFIWAIPILGFIGTVIGISAAVGGFSGGMDKAQDISALKESLGSVTGGLSTAFDTTLVALVMSMLVMFPSSSMQKSEEDLLNWVDEYCNENLLKRLKESDHGGGGGDEKDHRRLIQRTIDKAMANHHAELQTWIEKLEGIGETLSQSVMKSWGKIDEKIRAQQEEQISQVQEVVKQLETVEEKMTELQAAHTSHLEKMNGEATEMAEAAGVLTQSFNGVQQGLNGLNTVLTNLGEKQVLIQQVEAPRKRWGLFGNSRKVR, translated from the coding sequence ATGTATTTCCAGTTTCCTTGTGAAAAGTGTTCCAAAAAACTCAAAGTCCGCGATGAGAACGTTGGTAAGAAAGTCCGCTGTCCTTATTGCCATCATACGATGACAGTCAAAAAGCCTGAAACGCCCATCATCGATACGTCGGTTGATGTCAGCAGTTCCTCAGCGAGCAAATCGACAACCAGTAGTCGGGAAACCAAAAAACACGTATCCAGCGGCTGGGCTGACGGGACTGAAGTCAGTCTTTCCAAGAGTGGTCTGATTGCCGTTGGTATCTCCATCGCCTATCTCGCACTGATGTTTCCCATTCGGAATTACTATTTCGGGGAACTCTTCCTGGACCGCGGCATGGTGCCTTATGCTCTGGTCTTTCTGATGAGCTGGTCCGGCACCATCCTCGTTCTGAAATACTTCAAGCTGGTCAAGCAGAAGGAATCGATGCTGTTTGACACGCTGCCCACGGATATTTCGGAGGATATCTCTGAGAAAACCGTTCCTAAATTTATCGATCACGTGAGAAATCTCCCCGTCGATCCCCGTGAAAGCTTTCTGGTGAACCGGGTTTTGCGAGGTCTCGAACACTTCCGGGTTCTGAAAAGCAGTTCTGAAGTTTCCAACCGACTGCAGTCGCAATCGGAAATCGATGCGACCGCCGTTGATTCCAGTTATACGATTCTGAAGGTCTTCATCTGGGCTATTCCGATTCTCGGGTTCATCGGAACCGTGATCGGGATTAGTGCCGCGGTGGGGGGCTTCTCAGGCGGTATGGATAAAGCCCAGGACATTTCCGCTCTGAAAGAGTCGCTGGGAAGCGTGACCGGTGGTTTGTCGACCGCGTTCGATACGACGCTGGTCGCGCTCGTGATGAGTATGCTGGTGATGTTCCCCAGCAGTTCCATGCAGAAATCGGAAGAAGACCTGCTGAACTGGGTTGATGAATACTGTAATGAAAACCTGCTGAAGCGACTCAAGGAAAGTGATCATGGCGGCGGCGGAGGAGACGAGAAAGACCATCGACGCCTCATACAGCGAACCATCGATAAAGCGATGGCCAACCACCATGCCGAGTTACAGACGTGGATAGAAAAGCTGGAGGGCATCGGCGAAACCCTGTCTCAATCGGTGATGAAATCCTGGGGCAAGATCGACGAAAAAATTCGTGCACAGCAGGAAGAGCAGATTTCGCAGGTGCAGGAGGTCGTCAAGCAACTGGAAACGGTTGAGGAGAAGATGACCGAGCTGCAGGCAGCACACACGTCTCATCTGGAGAAGATGAATGGTGAAGCAACTGAAATGGCCGAAGCCGCCGGTGTGCTGACCCAGTCTTTCAATGGCGTTCAGCAGGGACTGAATGGACTGAATACCGTGCTGACCAACCTGGGAGAGAAACAGGTTCTGATTCAGCAGGTAGAAGCCCCCCGCAAGCGTTGGGGACTGTTTGGGAATTCAAGGAAAGTGCGATAA
- a CDS encoding PQQ-binding-like beta-propeller repeat protein: MSFSMPIRLFLGALLVGGLTMSAHALEPTKLSDSWEQWRGPNRQNHSSDTGLLQDWNATPPRLTWTATGLGKGYAGVSIKDNRLFTTGNLPEGQAVIAVNIDDGKILWKTNLLELNPEHGYPGARCTPAIDGDRLYAITSNGAISCLSVADGEVIWTKNFEDEWDGKMMSKWGFSESPLVDGDWVLCTPGGKDAMMVALDKTTGREIWRTSVSDLGQKGKDGAGYSSIVISNAGGVKQYVQLTGRGVIGVRASDGKLLWNYNPVANGVANIPTPIVSGDYVFCSTGYGTGSALLKLSKEGDGIKAEEVYFLDPKTLQNHHGGMVLYKDHIYCGHGHNNGFPLCLDLKTGKVAWGGKIRGEGSGSAAVVFADGNLIYRYQSGEVALIEANPKEYILKGSFKADQVLGKAWAHPVVCGGKLYLRDQDVLMCYDLRKQN; this comes from the coding sequence ATGAGCTTCTCGATGCCCATTCGTCTGTTCCTGGGAGCTTTACTCGTTGGCGGACTGACCATGTCTGCCCATGCTCTGGAACCGACCAAACTCTCTGACTCCTGGGAGCAGTGGCGCGGTCCGAATCGCCAGAACCATTCGTCGGACACCGGTCTCCTGCAGGACTGGAATGCAACGCCCCCCAGACTGACCTGGACCGCGACTGGTCTGGGCAAGGGGTATGCCGGAGTTTCCATTAAGGACAACCGCCTGTTTACCACAGGAAACCTGCCCGAGGGTCAGGCCGTCATCGCCGTTAATATTGATGACGGTAAAATTCTCTGGAAAACCAATCTGCTCGAGCTGAATCCGGAACACGGTTATCCGGGAGCCCGTTGCACTCCTGCCATCGATGGCGATCGTCTGTATGCCATCACCTCCAATGGAGCCATTTCCTGCCTGAGCGTCGCTGACGGCGAAGTCATCTGGACGAAAAACTTCGAGGACGAATGGGATGGCAAAATGATGTCTAAATGGGGGTTCTCTGAATCCCCCCTGGTCGACGGGGACTGGGTCCTCTGCACACCGGGCGGAAAAGACGCCATGATGGTTGCCCTGGATAAAACGACGGGGCGGGAAATCTGGCGGACATCTGTTTCCGATCTGGGCCAAAAAGGGAAAGATGGAGCCGGCTACTCTTCCATCGTGATCTCCAACGCTGGTGGCGTCAAACAGTATGTGCAGCTCACCGGTCGCGGTGTGATTGGCGTACGTGCCAGCGACGGCAAACTGCTCTGGAACTACAATCCGGTTGCCAACGGTGTCGCCAACATTCCAACTCCCATCGTTTCCGGCGATTATGTATTCTGTTCCACCGGTTATGGTACAGGCAGTGCTCTGCTCAAGCTCTCCAAAGAGGGAGATGGTATCAAAGCGGAAGAAGTTTACTTCCTGGATCCCAAGACTCTGCAAAATCACCATGGTGGTATGGTCCTCTACAAGGATCATATTTATTGTGGCCACGGTCACAACAATGGCTTCCCCCTCTGCCTCGACCTGAAAACCGGCAAAGTTGCCTGGGGTGGCAAAATCCGGGGTGAAGGTTCCGGATCCGCTGCAGTGGTCTTCGCTGATGGCAATTTGATCTATCGCTACCAGAGTGGTGAAGTCGCCCTGATTGAAGCCAATCCCAAAGAATATATTCTCAAAGGGAGCTTCAAGGCGGATCAGGTGCTGGGCAAAGCCTGGGCACACCCGGTCGTCTGTGGCGGCAAACTCTACCTGCGGGATCAGGATGTGCTGATGTGCTACGACCTGAGAAAACAGAACTGA
- a CDS encoding Ppx/GppA phosphatase family protein — protein MPNRLIAVIDIGTGAIRMAIAEIKEDGTVYALERLSQAVTLGKDTFQTRNIQKSTMEECVRILKSYRRRLDEYQITRDDQIRVVATSAVREADNRLAFTDRIFIATGFEVSPLDEAEVNRITYQGIRPYLTAKPNLDEAQTIVTEIGGGTTELLLVQEGNVLFSSNYRLGALRLREMLKGYRVPLSKERTIMENQIERVIQQITHEVPGDKSIKLVVLGGDVRFALAQLRPDDEIPDPGNSPDELDRLKVSELSKFTDRILQQSEDELAQTYHLSFTDAETLGPALLAYTKLAEAYQQKHIYVTKANFRDGLLKEMADQNNWTDEFNQQVIRSSIDFGKRFDFDEAHARHVAFLADTLFQSLHNEHKLDAKNRLLLYTASLLHEIGIYVNQRGYHKHSMYLISNGNLFGLGQVDLLLVALIARYHRRASPKATHQGYSTLDRFSRIAIAKMAAILRVADALDYSYSQRVQEIECEITQGQLIISIPHVEDVSLEQIALVEKGPLFEEVFGMKVHLRKKQ, from the coding sequence ATGCCCAATCGTTTAATTGCTGTGATCGATATCGGCACCGGTGCCATCCGTATGGCGATTGCCGAGATCAAGGAAGACGGTACGGTCTATGCTCTGGAGCGTCTCTCTCAGGCGGTCACGCTGGGGAAGGATACTTTTCAGACGCGAAACATTCAGAAGTCGACGATGGAAGAATGCGTTCGTATTCTTAAAAGCTATCGCCGCCGTCTGGATGAATATCAGATCACCCGTGACGACCAGATTCGCGTGGTCGCTACCAGTGCGGTCCGTGAAGCAGACAACCGCCTGGCGTTTACCGACCGGATTTTCATCGCCACCGGGTTTGAAGTCTCACCACTGGATGAAGCGGAGGTCAACCGCATCACCTACCAGGGGATCCGTCCCTACCTGACAGCGAAACCCAATCTGGATGAAGCTCAGACAATCGTCACCGAAATCGGAGGCGGAACGACAGAACTGCTGCTGGTCCAGGAAGGGAACGTGCTGTTCTCCAGTAACTACCGGCTGGGAGCACTCCGTCTGCGGGAGATGCTCAAAGGATACCGGGTGCCTCTTTCCAAAGAGCGAACGATCATGGAAAACCAGATCGAACGCGTGATTCAGCAGATCACCCACGAAGTCCCCGGGGATAAATCGATCAAACTGGTGGTGCTGGGAGGCGACGTCCGATTTGCCCTCGCACAGCTGCGTCCCGATGATGAAATTCCGGACCCTGGCAATTCACCTGACGAACTGGATCGCCTCAAAGTCTCGGAATTGAGCAAGTTCACTGATCGGATTCTTCAGCAGAGCGAGGATGAGCTGGCACAGACTTACCACCTCTCCTTTACCGATGCAGAGACTCTGGGGCCTGCCTTGCTGGCCTATACCAAGCTGGCCGAGGCTTACCAGCAGAAACACATCTACGTCACCAAAGCGAACTTCCGCGATGGTCTGCTGAAAGAAATGGCTGACCAGAACAACTGGACTGACGAGTTCAATCAGCAGGTAATCCGCTCCTCAATCGACTTTGGGAAACGGTTCGACTTCGACGAGGCCCATGCCCGGCATGTTGCGTTTCTGGCCGACACGCTGTTTCAGTCATTGCACAACGAGCATAAGCTGGACGCCAAAAACCGACTGCTGCTTTATACCGCATCGCTGCTGCACGAGATCGGCATTTACGTCAACCAGCGCGGCTACCACAAACATTCCATGTACCTGATCAGCAACGGGAACCTGTTTGGTCTCGGTCAGGTCGATCTGCTGCTGGTGGCGCTGATTGCCCGTTACCACCGGAGAGCTTCTCCCAAAGCGACTCACCAGGGGTATTCCACTTTAGACCGTTTCAGTCGCATCGCGATCGCCAAGATGGCGGCTATTCTTCGCGTTGCCGACGCACTGGATTATTCCTACTCGCAACGCGTGCAGGAAATTGAATGTGAAATTACTCAGGGACAGTTAATTATTTCCATTCCCCACGTGGAAGACGTTTCTCTGGAACAGATCGCGCTTGTGGAAAAAGGACCATTGTTCGAAGAAGTCTTCGGAATGAAAGTCCATTTGAGAAAAAAACAATAA
- a CDS encoding DUF167 domain-containing protein, with protein sequence MTASLNLESDGSAVLLPVRAQPKASRNQIEGVHDGRLKVSVTQAPEKGKANKALLKVLQNGLQLKRSQIELIKGDTAGLKVFRISDLTPTELQHRIDTALGISD encoded by the coding sequence GTGACAGCATCCCTGAACCTGGAATCTGACGGCTCTGCAGTACTGCTGCCGGTTCGGGCACAACCGAAAGCCAGCCGGAATCAGATCGAAGGCGTACACGACGGTCGGCTTAAAGTCAGCGTTACACAGGCTCCGGAAAAGGGTAAAGCGAATAAAGCCCTGCTCAAAGTGCTACAGAATGGACTCCAACTGAAACGCTCTCAGATTGAGCTCATCAAAGGAGACACCGCCGGGTTGAAGGTCTTTCGTATCTCCGACCTGACTCCCACAGAGCTTCAGCACAGGATTGATACCGCTTTGGGAATCTCCGACTGA
- a CDS encoding PilZ domain-containing protein: MSLISLEQYSEKQNRAINRVLDTLDRLDARTSAHYSEKRAHERKNFRGLVWLSIPDGTQEFDQAMTKVWSRSISQSGLSFIYPMRIYETQIRVGVPVGADQVTWFRAEIVRQKEVEEEHFWEYGVRFLGKVIA; the protein is encoded by the coding sequence ATGAGTCTGATAAGCCTTGAACAATATAGTGAAAAACAGAACCGTGCCATCAATCGTGTTCTGGACACCCTGGATCGCCTTGACGCGCGAACCAGCGCTCATTATTCAGAAAAGCGGGCGCACGAACGCAAGAATTTCCGCGGGTTGGTCTGGTTGTCGATTCCGGATGGCACCCAGGAATTCGACCAGGCAATGACCAAAGTCTGGTCCCGCTCTATCTCCCAGTCGGGACTCTCGTTTATCTACCCGATGCGCATCTATGAGACCCAGATTCGCGTTGGTGTTCCCGTGGGCGCTGATCAGGTCACCTGGTTCCGAGCTGAAATCGTTCGCCAGAAGGAAGTTGAAGAAGAGCACTTTTGGGAATACGGCGTCCGCTTCCTGGGCAAAGTCATTGCCTGA
- a CDS encoding Gfo/Idh/MocA family protein, which yields MSEVTRRSFLQTSAGAVAATSLLSNTARADVNGKIRVAVLGVNGRGRTHIKAVGDVEGADVVLLCDPDEQVLAKRAAEFEKKYGRKVETETDMRKVFDRDDIDVVTVATPNHWHSLATIWACQAGKDVYVEKPGSHNLFEGRKMIEAADKYKRIVQHGVQLRSQPAIQEAVEHLRKGTIGDVYMARGLVFRWRPSIGKKPNEKAPSYLDWNLWQGPAQETDFSRRYVHYNWHWTWDYGNGDVGNQGVHETDMCLWGLDVKLPSQITAMGGKFLWDDDKVTPELLTTNYFYPEENKMIQFEVRPWCTNTEDGATVGNIFYGSEGYMVIKGYQSYETYLGQKREPGPKNSGDDPVVAHFTNFLDAVRSRKAETLNGPVETAHTSSGIAHLGNIAYRLGRQLNFDPKTEQFVNDPEADKYLTRQYRKPFVVPNEV from the coding sequence ATGAGTGAAGTCACACGTCGCAGTTTTCTGCAAACCAGCGCCGGTGCAGTGGCAGCAACTTCGCTGCTGAGCAATACCGCCCGTGCCGATGTGAATGGAAAAATCCGAGTCGCCGTACTGGGAGTCAACGGTCGCGGACGTACACACATCAAAGCCGTCGGCGATGTCGAAGGAGCCGATGTTGTTCTGCTCTGCGACCCCGATGAACAGGTTCTCGCGAAACGGGCCGCTGAATTCGAAAAGAAATACGGTCGCAAAGTGGAAACAGAGACCGATATGCGAAAGGTCTTTGATCGCGACGACATTGATGTCGTGACGGTAGCGACTCCCAATCACTGGCACTCTCTCGCCACCATCTGGGCCTGTCAGGCTGGTAAAGATGTTTATGTCGAAAAACCGGGTTCGCATAACCTGTTCGAAGGTCGCAAGATGATTGAAGCGGCTGACAAATATAAACGCATCGTCCAGCACGGCGTTCAGTTACGCAGCCAGCCTGCGATTCAGGAAGCGGTCGAACATCTCCGTAAAGGGACGATTGGAGATGTCTACATGGCGCGTGGCCTGGTCTTCCGCTGGCGTCCTTCGATCGGTAAAAAACCGAATGAAAAGGCACCTTCCTACCTCGACTGGAATCTCTGGCAGGGACCTGCTCAGGAAACCGATTTCTCCCGCCGTTATGTGCACTACAACTGGCACTGGACCTGGGATTACGGTAACGGCGATGTCGGAAACCAGGGCGTTCACGAAACCGACATGTGTCTCTGGGGACTGGACGTCAAACTACCTTCGCAGATCACTGCCATGGGCGGCAAGTTTCTCTGGGACGATGATAAAGTCACCCCGGAACTGCTGACGACGAACTACTTCTATCCGGAAGAGAACAAAATGATTCAGTTCGAAGTTCGTCCCTGGTGCACGAACACGGAAGATGGTGCCACCGTTGGTAATATCTTCTACGGTTCAGAAGGCTACATGGTCATCAAAGGTTATCAATCCTATGAGACCTATCTCGGCCAGAAACGGGAACCCGGTCCGAAGAACAGCGGCGACGATCCTGTCGTAGCTCACTTCACCAACTTCCTGGACGCCGTCCGTTCACGGAAAGCAGAAACGCTGAATGGTCCGGTTGAAACTGCTCACACGAGCTCCGGAATTGCTCACCTCGGTAACATCGCTTACCGTCTGGGACGGCAGCTGAACTTCGATCCGAAGACAGAACAGTTTGTAAACGATCCGGAAGCAGACAAGTATCTGACCCGTCAGTATCGCAAACCGTTTGTCGTACCCAACGAAGTCTAA
- a CDS encoding YggS family pyridoxal phosphate-dependent enzyme, translated as MDDLNVIIHDNYTRIQNRIDAACQRAQRDPQSVRLVAVTKYARLEWVQALVELGCLDLGESRTPQLEERATLLSPELRWHFIGPLQRNKVRRTIAHCNLIHSVDSLKLLQAIDRIAGESEFKPEVLIEVNLAGEASKKGFSRESLTAEWESLCQVSHVKIAGLMTMAPHVEDRELARPVFRELRELRDELQQCSPEHVSLQELSMGMSGDFETGIEEGATLVRVGSALYEGLESSD; from the coding sequence ATGGACGACCTGAATGTGATCATTCATGATAATTACACCCGCATACAAAACCGCATCGATGCGGCTTGCCAACGCGCACAGCGTGATCCGCAGTCCGTCCGACTGGTAGCTGTCACCAAATACGCCCGATTAGAGTGGGTTCAGGCACTGGTGGAACTGGGATGCCTGGATCTGGGTGAAAGCCGGACTCCCCAACTGGAAGAGCGGGCTACCCTGCTCTCTCCCGAACTACGCTGGCACTTCATTGGCCCGTTACAGCGCAATAAGGTCAGACGTACGATTGCGCACTGTAACCTGATTCATTCGGTTGATTCACTGAAGTTGCTGCAAGCCATTGATCGTATTGCTGGTGAGTCGGAGTTTAAGCCGGAAGTTCTGATCGAAGTCAATCTCGCAGGGGAAGCCAGCAAAAAAGGGTTTTCCCGGGAATCTCTGACGGCAGAGTGGGAGTCTCTCTGTCAGGTCTCGCATGTAAAGATTGCAGGGCTGATGACGATGGCTCCGCATGTCGAAGATCGGGAACTGGCTCGTCCGGTCTTTCGTGAGTTACGCGAACTCCGCGACGAGTTGCAGCAATGTTCACCGGAGCATGTTTCGCTCCAGGAACTTTCGATGGGCATGAGTGGCGATTTTGAAACGGGCATCGAAGAAGGTGCAACCCTGGTACGAGTCGGCAGCGCCCTGTACGAAGGGCTGGAGTCCTCTGATTAA
- a CDS encoding ROK family protein → MSTDSVQPKSGYWAGFDLGGTKMLAKIFDAQYKTLGKKRRKTKGHAGVELGLERMAQTIHQALEEAGLTPAELAGIGVGCPGPLDLEQGIIFEAPNLGWYNAPVKQVLEKEFGCPVILCNDVDAGVYGEYRFGAARGASSTLGIFPGTGIGGGAVYRGQLIQGSKSSCMEIGHIKVLPGGPECGCGQYGCLEALASRLAISAAAAQAAYRGDAPKLRSLAGTDLSDIRSGILASSIKGGDESVRKIILRAAEYIGIAAGNMVHTLSPEVIVLGGGLVEAMPDLFVEAVSEATRHNVMPTFKDSFKVVAAQLGDDSSVMGVAAWAQKVIQEQSSSRIKTQV, encoded by the coding sequence ATGTCTACTGATTCGGTTCAACCAAAGAGCGGCTACTGGGCAGGTTTCGATCTGGGGGGCACGAAGATGCTCGCCAAGATCTTTGATGCACAATATAAAACCCTGGGAAAGAAGCGCCGAAAAACCAAGGGGCACGCAGGGGTGGAACTCGGTCTCGAGCGGATGGCTCAGACAATTCATCAGGCACTGGAAGAAGCAGGTCTCACACCTGCCGAACTGGCTGGGATCGGCGTGGGTTGTCCGGGACCGCTGGACCTCGAACAGGGCATCATCTTCGAGGCCCCCAATCTCGGCTGGTACAATGCCCCGGTTAAGCAGGTACTGGAGAAAGAGTTCGGTTGCCCTGTGATCCTCTGTAATGATGTCGATGCGGGTGTCTATGGCGAATATCGTTTCGGCGCCGCTCGGGGGGCGAGTTCGACGCTGGGCATCTTCCCGGGAACGGGGATCGGCGGAGGAGCCGTCTATCGAGGACAGTTGATTCAGGGCAGTAAGAGCTCCTGTATGGAAATCGGGCATATCAAAGTCCTTCCGGGAGGTCCCGAGTGCGGGTGTGGACAGTATGGCTGTCTGGAGGCGCTGGCCAGTCGACTGGCGATCTCCGCCGCTGCAGCTCAGGCAGCTTACCGTGGTGACGCTCCCAAGCTCCGCTCGCTGGCAGGCACAGACTTGTCTGATATCCGCAGCGGCATTCTCGCTTCCTCGATTAAAGGGGGCGATGAAAGTGTACGAAAAATTATTCTGCGGGCTGCCGAGTACATCGGAATTGCAGCAGGTAACATGGTCCACACCCTTTCCCCCGAAGTCATCGTACTGGGAGGGGGACTTGTGGAAGCGATGCCCGACCTGTTCGTCGAAGCGGTCTCGGAAGCCACGCGGCACAATGTCATGCCGACATTCAAAGATTCATTTAAAGTCGTCGCTGCCCAGCTGGGAGATGATTCCAGCGTCATGGGAGTAGCCGCCTGGGCTCAGAAAGTCATTCAGGAACAGTCATCCTCGAGAATTAAAACACAGGTATGA